A genomic segment from Haloarchaeobius salinus encodes:
- a CDS encoding DUF3311 domain-containing protein, which produces MSARATRGGWVWAVVAVLLSALAIPWFLWRDGTVVAGLPVWLWWHIGWMLLASVAFRVFVRRAWGVGIEEV; this is translated from the coding sequence ATGTCGGCACGCGCAACACGAGGCGGATGGGTCTGGGCTGTGGTCGCCGTGCTGCTCTCGGCGCTGGCGATCCCGTGGTTCCTCTGGCGGGACGGGACGGTCGTCGCGGGGCTCCCGGTGTGGCTCTGGTGGCACATCGGCTGGATGCTGCTGGCCTCGGTCGCCTTCCGGGTGTTCGTTCGTCGGGCGTGGGGCGTCGGGATCGAGGAGGTGTGA